From Leisingera sp. NJS204, one genomic window encodes:
- a CDS encoding Wzz/FepE/Etk N-terminal domain-containing protein translates to MQKMTHEPMRVPQVPDGGGAQDDGLDLMRIFAVGRRRWPVLLLGLLAGLLLGIAYAATATPVYTASAHISVGSADAENARELSGVSGVRLDEDQITTEIQVLRSEQIAARVVTALDLVQDPAFLSEPRTGPGRAAEGVKALLRLAAAAAVSWVQDEPPAIPLTPQELAEAARQDAVSLLRDNVSVRQVQRSRVLQITYTSVSPALSARIANAVANAYIEDQLASKYEATQRATNWLKERSDQLRLQSGLLDKAVDSFRRENNLAGAGGDLSSDIELELLNKQVADLRAELLALQARSNRLHEIVAQNDTSAFVSSTASQSITANLRSQYLETLRDFNYLRSSLGADHAQTRRRQRELIQLEGLMFEEIKRSEVVARNDVHEARERLASLEAAQTAAAAQLGADNTTLVELREMERNAGTVRSLYTSFLQRYQQSLQEQSFPVSDARILNPARVPQYPSSPQLAKITALAGILGVLLAAGWSAVREAVDTRLRTEDQIRDILGLEFLGGLEKISAPQPPPEAADLQLGRREVLFPAIMRYGADKPLSGFAETLRTGRMSLTLKAPQRGASQIIGVVSCFPGEGKTTTAANFAALLAAQGASVMLIDGDLRNPGLTRSLAGGIEQGLADVLLDGADWQDVLCIEQATGAHILPNRPGRAVHTGELLGGPAMEHLLSACAAVYDCVILDLPPLGPVVDGRAVLHNLDGLFFVAKWGAADVNHAAAILGSDPRLRGKCYGAFLNMFDAKKAAAYGSCEGSSYGCGRAYGRYYNDS, encoded by the coding sequence ATGCAGAAGATGACCCATGAACCGATGCGGGTTCCGCAGGTGCCGGACGGCGGCGGGGCGCAGGACGACGGTCTTGACCTGATGCGGATCTTTGCGGTGGGGCGGCGGCGCTGGCCGGTGCTGTTGCTGGGGCTGCTGGCCGGGCTGCTGCTGGGGATTGCTTATGCAGCGACCGCAACGCCGGTCTACACCGCCTCGGCCCATATCAGCGTCGGCTCAGCGGATGCTGAAAACGCCCGCGAACTGTCCGGGGTGTCGGGCGTCCGGCTGGACGAGGATCAGATCACCACTGAAATCCAGGTGCTGCGGTCCGAGCAGATTGCGGCGCGGGTGGTTACGGCGCTGGATCTGGTGCAGGATCCTGCGTTTCTGAGCGAACCCAGGACCGGGCCGGGGCGGGCGGCTGAAGGGGTGAAAGCCCTGCTGCGGCTGGCGGCAGCAGCGGCTGTATCCTGGGTGCAGGACGAACCGCCCGCCATTCCGCTGACGCCGCAGGAACTGGCGGAAGCCGCCCGGCAGGATGCTGTCAGCCTGCTGCGGGACAATGTGTCGGTGCGCCAGGTGCAGCGCAGCCGGGTTTTGCAAATCACTTATACCTCGGTCTCCCCGGCCTTGTCGGCGCGGATCGCCAATGCGGTTGCCAATGCCTATATCGAGGATCAGCTGGCCTCGAAATATGAGGCGACCCAGCGCGCCACCAACTGGCTGAAGGAGCGGTCGGACCAGCTGCGGCTGCAGTCCGGACTGCTGGACAAAGCGGTCGACAGCTTCCGGCGCGAGAACAATCTGGCAGGGGCAGGCGGCGATCTGTCGTCGGATATCGAGCTGGAGCTGCTGAACAAGCAGGTGGCGGATCTGCGGGCGGAGCTGCTGGCGCTGCAGGCCCGCAGCAACCGGCTGCATGAGATTGTCGCGCAGAATGACACCTCGGCTTTTGTCAGCTCCACCGCCAGCCAGTCGATCACCGCAAACCTGCGCAGCCAGTATCTGGAGACCTTGCGGGACTTCAACTATCTGCGCAGCAGCCTGGGGGCGGATCACGCGCAGACCCGGCGGCGCCAGCGCGAGCTGATCCAGCTGGAAGGGCTGATGTTCGAAGAGATCAAACGCTCGGAGGTGGTGGCCCGCAACGATGTGCATGAAGCCCGTGAACGGCTGGCCAGCCTGGAGGCCGCGCAGACGGCTGCCGCCGCGCAGCTGGGGGCGGACAACACAACGCTGGTTGAACTGCGTGAGATGGAGCGCAATGCCGGGACCGTGCGCAGCTTGTATACCAGTTTCCTGCAGCGCTATCAGCAATCGCTGCAAGAGCAGAGCTTTCCGGTGTCGGACGCGCGGATTCTGAACCCGGCGCGGGTGCCTCAATACCCGAGTTCGCCGCAGCTGGCCAAGATCACGGCCCTGGCCGGCATTCTGGGGGTGCTGCTGGCGGCGGGCTGGAGCGCCGTGCGGGAGGCGGTGGACACCAGGCTGCGCACAGAAGATCAGATCAGAGATATCCTTGGGCTGGAATTTCTGGGCGGGCTGGAGAAGATTTCAGCGCCGCAGCCCCCGCCGGAGGCGGCGGATCTGCAGCTTGGCAGGCGGGAAGTGCTGTTTCCCGCCATCATGCGCTATGGCGCGGACAAGCCGCTGTCGGGCTTTGCCGAGACGCTGCGCACCGGCAGGATGAGCCTGACGCTGAAGGCGCCGCAGCGCGGTGCCAGCCAGATCATCGGTGTTGTGTCCTGTTTCCCCGGCGAAGGCAAAACAACCACCGCAGCCAATTTTGCAGCGCTGCTGGCGGCGCAGGGCGCCTCGGTCATGCTGATCGACGGCGATTTGCGCAATCCGGGCCTGACCCGGTCGCTGGCGGGCGGTATTGAGCAGGGCCTGGCGGATGTGCTGCTGGACGGGGCGGATTGGCAGGATGTGCTGTGTATTGAGCAGGCGACCGGCGCCCATATCCTGCCGAACCGGCCGGGCCGGGCGGTGCATACCGGCGAACTGCTGGGCGGCCCGGCGATGGAACATCTTCTGAGCGCCTGTGCGGCGGTCTATGACTGCGTGATCCTTGATCTGCCGCCGCTGGGTCCGGTGGTCGATGGGCGCGCGGTTCTGCACAATCTGGACGGGCTGTTTTTTGTGGCCAAATGGGGCGCTGCCGATGTGAACCACGCCGCCGCCATCCTGGGCAGCGACCCGCGGCTGCGCGGCAAGTGCTATGGTGCCTTTTTGAATATGTTCGACGCGAAAAAGGCCGCTGCCTATGGCAGTTGCGAGGGGTCGTCTTATGGCTGCGGGAGGGCCTACGGCCGCTATTACAATGACAGCTAA
- a CDS encoding metallophosphoesterase family protein, with amino-acid sequence MMQGFFSRFRTTANRRKAAELAALAPAEDFVAVGDIHGCYDLMGRLLDRIALRPECGRLVFLGDYIDRGENSAQVLQALHGLQVSNPEAVCLRGNHEDMLLGFLDDPLGEGPGWLRHGGRQTLASFGIAAVHAGMPDLNWIAARDSLQNRMGAGLISWIRTLPAYWQTGNVAAVHAGADPARPLEAQEDYHLAWGHGSFGRVPRQDGVWIVHGHTIAEEVRAEGGRICVDTGAFATGKLSAVAVRNDGFEVLTA; translated from the coding sequence ATGATGCAGGGGTTTTTCAGCCGGTTCCGCACCACGGCAAACAGGCGCAAGGCCGCAGAGTTGGCCGCCCTGGCCCCGGCAGAGGATTTTGTGGCGGTGGGGGACATTCACGGCTGTTATGATCTGATGGGCCGGCTGCTGGACCGGATTGCGCTGCGGCCCGAATGCGGGCGGCTGGTGTTTCTGGGCGATTACATCGACCGGGGCGAAAACAGCGCCCAGGTGCTGCAGGCGCTGCACGGGCTGCAGGTCAGCAACCCTGAGGCGGTCTGCCTGCGCGGCAACCACGAGGACATGCTGCTGGGGTTTCTGGACGATCCGCTGGGCGAAGGGCCGGGCTGGCTGCGGCATGGCGGCCGCCAGACATTGGCAAGTTTTGGCATCGCTGCGGTGCATGCGGGGATGCCGGACCTGAACTGGATCGCAGCGCGCGACAGTCTGCAAAACAGGATGGGCGCCGGGCTGATCAGCTGGATCCGCACCCTGCCGGCCTATTGGCAGACCGGCAATGTGGCGGCGGTGCATGCGGGGGCTGACCCCGCCCGTCCGCTGGAGGCGCAGGAGGATTACCATCTGGCCTGGGGCCACGGCAGTTTCGGACGGGTTCCGCGCCAGGACGGGGTGTGGATTGTCCATGGTCACACAATTGCCGAGGAGGTGCGCGCCGAAGGCGGCCGGATCTGCGTGGATACCGGCGCTTTTGCAACCGGAAAGCTGAGTGCGGTAGCGGTGCGCAATGACGGCTTTGAGGTATTGACCGCCTGA
- a CDS encoding polysaccharide biosynthesis/export family protein, with amino-acid sequence MICKRPLGLLFVLLLAGACGFLPRNGPDETAILEKSASHLQADEATLGYEYVVVDVNREVIPFVTKDDSSSFSTFGASSAEVPSIRLGAGDVIQITIFEDQSGGLFIPKEAGVRPGNFVTLPAQEIGRDGMISVPYAGKIRAAGNSPSAVEDIIERQLEEKAINPAVTIEVVEANYPRASVIGEVKEAGVFTLRNSGDRVLDLVAQAGGITGEDHETFVTLSRGRQSAKIAYEALTANPRENVFVAPGDNINISSESKKFYAFGATGTVGEFTFGAAAVDLNGAVAQAVGLDDNQADPAHVFIYRTEHRHALKEMGVDVSGFEQHDIPTVYRANFRKPDSFFMARNFDVRDGDVVYVSNADSVAVSKFFGLATTISGDTVQIDGDLSNLSN; translated from the coding sequence ATGATTTGCAAACGGCCCCTTGGTCTTCTGTTTGTGCTGCTTCTTGCGGGTGCGTGCGGTTTTTTACCCCGCAACGGCCCGGATGAGACCGCGATCCTGGAAAAATCCGCCAGCCATCTGCAGGCTGATGAGGCGACGCTGGGTTATGAATATGTGGTTGTTGATGTGAACCGCGAGGTGATCCCGTTTGTGACCAAGGATGACAGCAGTTCGTTTTCGACCTTTGGCGCCAGCAGCGCCGAGGTACCGAGCATCCGGCTGGGCGCGGGCGACGTTATTCAGATCACCATTTTCGAGGACCAGTCCGGCGGGCTGTTCATCCCCAAGGAGGCCGGGGTGCGGCCGGGCAATTTTGTCACCCTGCCAGCCCAGGAGATCGGCCGCGACGGCATGATCTCGGTGCCTTATGCGGGCAAGATCCGGGCGGCGGGCAACAGCCCTTCGGCGGTGGAGGATATTATCGAGCGCCAGCTGGAGGAAAAAGCGATCAACCCGGCGGTCACGATCGAGGTGGTCGAGGCGAACTATCCGCGCGCCTCGGTGATTGGCGAGGTAAAGGAGGCCGGCGTGTTCACCCTGCGCAACAGCGGCGACCGGGTGCTGGATCTGGTGGCCCAGGCGGGCGGCATCACCGGCGAGGATCACGAGACCTTTGTCACCCTGTCGCGGGGGCGGCAAAGCGCCAAGATCGCCTATGAGGCGCTGACAGCCAACCCGCGCGAAAACGTTTTTGTGGCGCCGGGGGACAACATCAATATCTCCAGCGAGAGCAAGAAATTCTACGCCTTCGGCGCCACCGGCACGGTGGGGGAGTTCACGTTCGGCGCGGCGGCGGTGGATCTGAACGGCGCGGTTGCCCAGGCGGTTGGGCTGGATGACAACCAGGCGGACCCGGCGCATGTGTTCATCTACCGCACCGAGCACCGCCATGCGCTGAAGGAGATGGGTGTCGATGTCTCGGGCTTTGAACAGCACGATATTCCAACAGTTTACCGGGCCAATTTCCGCAAGCCTGACAGTTTCTTCATGGCCCGGAATTTCGACGTGCGGGACGGGGATGTGGTTTATGTCTCCAATGCGGATTCCGTGGCGGTCAGCAAATTCTTCGGGCTGGCGACCACCATTTCAGGCGACACCGTGCAGATCGACGGCGATCTGTCGAACCTGTCGAACTAA